The Paenibacillus mucilaginosus 3016 genome includes the window ATCGCATGACGACGGACCAATCGGCACAACTCGAACGGATGACAAAGCTTCATGAGCTCTCTTCAGAAGCTACCTGGAATTACTGGTTCTCCTATTCCCACGCAGGGACCTGGCAGTTCTGGGTGGAGATCGCCCTGCTGGTCGTTCCGCTACTTGCGCTCTTCCTGTATATTGACCGCGGCAAGGCGTTCCTGCTCGGGTTCTACGGCTTCTGCGTCCATATGCTGTTCACCTACATTGATGCCTACGGGGTCACCCACGGGCTGTGGATCTATCCGTACAAAGCGATCCCCTTTCTCTCCGTCAATCTGCCGCTGGATACCGCGCTGATTCCGGTGCTTTACATGTTCATGTATCAATGGACGATCAACTTCGGCAAAAACTACTATATCTACGGTACGGCGCTGTGCCTGTTCCTCTCGTTCCTGTTCAAACCGGCGATGGTCGCCTTCGACCTCTTCCGCTTCAATCATGGAACCGGGTACCTTCATCTGCTCGCCGGCTATCTCACGATCCTCTGCCTGTCACGCTGGGTTACGAATCTGTTCCTGTACGCCGAGCGGACCTCCAAGCAGGATCCCCCCGACGGCGGTCCGGTCCTCCGGCAGCCCCGGGCCTATAAGCTGCTCAGACAATTCTCCCGGCCGAAGGCGCGGTGAGCGTGACAGTCATGCTGTTGGTACACGGGGGAAGATAAGTTCCACCTGAAAGCTGCATCCACCGATTTCCCGCCACCCAGACGGAACAAGCCCATCCTAACCGGATGGGCTTGTTTGAGTCGATCACTTGCGGAGAGCCCCTTACCTTAAGGAGATCCCCTCTTTGTCGAACCGCTATCGCCTACAGCGGGAAGTAAGCCGCCTGCACGCACACCGGTTTCGACACGGTGACGGCCTGGCCGGAGAACGCCAGCCGGCCGGTCTCCTTGTCGACACGGAACAGCACCAGGTTGTTCTCCGAGTCGCGGTTGGCGGCCAGCAGGTGGCGTCCGCCAGGCAGCAGAGCGAAGTGGCGCGGATGCCCCCCTCTTGTCGATACGTGTTCGACAAGCGTCAGACGGCCGCTCTCCCGGTCGATGCGGAAGACGACAATGCTGTCGTGCCCCCGGTTCGAGCCGTACAGGAACTGTCCGTCATCCGACACGGCAATCTCCGCGCACGTGTTTTCTTCCGTAAAGCCCTCAGGCAGCGTCGACACGTGCTCGATCTCCTGCAGGGTGCCCGCTTCGCTGTCATACCGGAAGGAGGTGATCGTCGAATCCACCTCATTGATGGAGAAGGCCAGCTTCCCCTGCGGATGGAACGCCATATGGCGCGGACCGGCCCCCGGATGCGTCTGCGTCTCGCCTTGATAGACGAGGGCATTGTTCTGGGTATCGACCGTGTACACCCGGATGCGGTCCATCCCGAGATCCGGCACGAACAGGAACCGCCCGTCCGGGCTGAGGTTGGCCGAGTGCGGATGCGGACGGTCCTGCCGCTCGGGATGCGGCCCGTGACCTTCATACTGCTGGGTATCCAGCAGGGCGCCGATCCGGCCGTCCTCCCCCAGCGCCGTGAGCCCGATCCGCCCTCCGTGATAGCTTGTCAGCACGAGGTACCGTCCCGATCCGACACGCTGGATATGGCAGGCCGGCGCATCCACGCCGATTCCGCGGCTGATCTCCGACAACCGCCCGGACTTCGTGTCGATGTCGAACGACACGGCTTCCCCCACTTTCGCACCGTCTTCCGACAATCCCTCGGCGAGCGAATACAGCCGGCGCCCCTCCGCATCCAGATTCAAGAAGGTTGGATTCTTGAGGCCGGATACCGAATCGAGGAGGGTCAACTCCTCCTTCTCCTCGTCCAATGCATAGACATACACCCCGCTGCCGGAGGCTTCCGCATAGGAGCCGACGAACACGAGCATCTTTTGCTGTTCCACTGTCATCTCACAATTCCCCTCTTCCCTTATATTCACTGGTTTTCCTCACTGTATAGAGTACCACACCCTTCGCCCGATGCGATAATTCCCTGCTCGTCGAGCCCATTATTTCCCGGAAAATATGACAGCAGTAAGCGTACCGTTTCGACCCGGAGCTCCCCATCCTTCGCGCTTCACGGGGCTCATTTTCGACCCCCTACGCAGGACTGTGTCTTTGCGGGTTACCGAAACCCAGCCCCAAGAGCCCGCCCCCATCTCGACAAGGCAGGCCCCGGATGAGGTATACTAATAAGCGACCGTCACACGTCAATTACGCAGCATAAGGAGCGTTAACCCATGGAACAGCAGCTTAAGGCAGAAGAAGCAGCCCGCTGGATGCTCAGCGAGCTTAAGGAGGCCGGCATCCTCTACCAGCAGGACGCGGTGAACTATATCCGAAGCCATTTTGGCGAGAGCTTCATCTACGTGAATGAGAACGGCAACGAATCCATCGACAAGGAAGTCAAAAAGATCTTCAAAAAGCTGCACGGCGGCAAAGCTGCATGGGACCGCGACGGCTTCTTCTGGGGCTGGACCTGAGACTGGTCCGGCTTTCGTTTGCCTTCCGCAGCGGCTGTCATTGCCCTTAGGATGCCGGCGGGGCAGCCTCCTCGAGCTCTACGGACCGGGTACTGTCAGGTACCCCGCCCTTGGGAAAGAGCCGATCCTCGTAATCCGACAAGGTGATCGTCACATTCCCCTGATCCGCCGTCAAGTCATACGACTTGAACTTGCCGACAATCCCGGGGGAGCTCCACCGGAGCTCCGGCACCGGAATCCGGCCGGCGTCCCCGGGAGCCGCCTGGAAGACGACATGCTCCGGCGAGGCTTCCCCCTCCGGCACGATCCGGTATGAGCCGCTGACCCGGACAGGCTGCGGCGCCTGGAAGCGGATCTGGTAGCCGAAGATCTCATCGTTATCCGCCCAGTAGTCCACCCCGGTAACGACCATGCCTCCGACGGTCTGGCCCGTGCGAATGCTGCACCGGTCATAGGGCTCGGCGGAGAGCATCCGGCCGCAGCTGCGGGCATGGAAATTCTCCTGACGGGCATACGCCCCATACACGGAAGCCACGAGGTCGCTCCGTTTGGCGGCCACCGTGTAATCGTCTGCCGTGCCGATCAGGCCCGAGGCATAAGCGGCGTCGAGCTCCACCGCGGCCCAGCCCGATACCTTCGAATACTGGGCGATCGCATCCTCGCCGTCCGCCGGCTTCAGGGCGAAGGCGCGCGCGAAGACCGCCGCCAGCTGCTCCAGCGTAACGGGGTCGCCCGGAGCGAACCGTCCCTCAGCCGTGCCGCCCATCAGGCCCGCCTCCGCGGCCGCCCCGATATAGCCCCTGGCCCACTCGTGGTCCGCCAGGTCACCGAAGCCTGATGCGGCACCCGGCGCTTCCGGGAGATCCATCAGCTTCACCAGCACCTTGGCGAGCTGAGCGCGATTGGTGTCCCCCTCGAGATTCGAGCCGGCCTCGTCCCCTTCCATGATCCCCTGCTTCTTCAGCTCCTGGAACCGTTCCTCGAGCGTCAGCCGAGAACCCTGCAGCACATGATATCTTGCCTCACCAGTACCCGTCTTCTCCTCCGCAGCCGGCACTCCTGCGGCCGGCAGCATCAGAGCGCAGCCCAGTGCCGCAGCGATCCCCCTCCTGCACCACTTCGTCCAGTTCATTCGTCGACTCCCCCTGCCGCAGCATTCCTTTTTCCTTTCGCTCCGTGAGCTTCCATCGGCGCCCCCCCTACGGATCGCGGACCGCTTCTCTCCTGATGCCTACCTTAACGACCCTTCGACAGCAAAAGTTGCATGCCGGCGTTTCCCGCCCCCCCTGAACCCGGCTTACCTTCCGGCTCAAAAACCCGCGAACAGCCCCCTGCGGAAAGCCGCCGCGATGCTCAGCAAGAGCAGATGGCCCGGGTAGAACCCCCGCCACAGCCAGGCGGGCGCCGACCTCTCCGAGAGGGCCGGAAGCCGCTTCTGCGCATAAATAATGATCAGCGTGCCGGCAATGCTCAGCATCTGCAGCGGCATCAGCACATAGTAGAGGAAGTTCAGCAGCAGATGGCCGAGGAACATCTGGGAAGGGGACTCCGCATACCGGTAGATCAGCACGAGCAGCAGGCCGTAGCCCCCGTACTCGAAAGGAAGCACCTGCATGATCACCAGTGCGGCCGCAATGATCAGCGCCCGGGCGGCCGGGTGACCCGTCCGGTCCAGCACGTAGAGCACCCCGATGCAGAACAGAAACGAGCCCACGACGTTCACCTGCATGAAGCCGAAGGCGTACAAGTACGGCAGCTGAGCCAGTGCAGCCGTGACCGCGAGACGCTTGGCGTATCTCGGCAGACTTCTCGTATGCCGGTATCCCGCCACAATGCCGTAGGCATACAGCGGGAAGGCCAGCCGGCCGATCCAGCGCCATACCTGCTCCCCCTTAAAGAACACAATCCCGATATGATCGATGAGCATGGCGATCATCGCGATCCACTGCATGAACTCCCTCCTCACGCTTTTGTTTCCCTTAGTATATTACACCCGCTGTCCTTTCTGCCAAAACATGAGGATTTTCAACAAAAAAACAGCCTCCCAAAGGAGGCTGCCAGTGTTCGGGCTGAGCCGCGCTCCGTTAGAAGCGCCGGCCTTGCCTTCATCTTATCCGGGAAATGAATCCCGCTATCTTTTTTTAATGGGCTACCTGATTGTACGTCATGATCCAGATCGATCCGGCGACGATCGTCAGCAGGATGATCATCCCGAGGATCAGCGCCATGATGTTCCAGCGCGCATTCTCGCCTTCCTTGAGGTGCATGAAGAACACCAGCTGCACTGCGAACTGAAGGATCGCCATCGCGAGGATGAGGATCAGCAGCGGCTTGCCCTCCAGCATGTGGTTCATGACCGCGGCAACCGGAATGATCGTCAGTACGATCGAGAGCAGGAAGCCAATCACATACGACTTTAGGGAACCGTGGGACGCATCATGAGAAGCGGAATCGCCGTGATGCTGCTGTGCCATTTTACATCACCCCCATAAGATAGACGACGGTGAGAACGAAGATCCACACGACGTCGAGGAAGTGCCAGTACAGGGAGAGCACTTCGACCTTGCGCTTCGTGACCGGTGTAATGCCTCTGCGGCGGAGCTGGATCATCAGACCGATCATCCAGACGAGACCCAGGGATACGTGCAGCCCGTGGGTACCGACCAGAGCGAAGAAGCCGGAGAGGAACGCGCTGGTGGAGATCGTCGCCCCCTCGTGAACCATATGCACGAACTCGTAGATCTCGAGCCCGATGAAGGACGCGCCGAGCAGTGCCGTTACAATGAGCCAGCCGATAAGCTGCTTCACCTTGCCCTGGTGCATCGCAAGAACCGCGAGACCGCTGGTGAAGGAGCTCGTAAGGAGAATGAACGTCTCCGCGAGAATCATCGGCATCTGGAACAGCTCTTCAGGGGTCGGGCCCCCGTTGGTGTTGCCGCGAAGCACGATATAAGTGGCGAACAGCGTACCGAA containing:
- a CDS encoding S-layer homology domain-containing protein, producing MNWTKWCRRGIAAALGCALMLPAAGVPAAEEKTGTGEARYHVLQGSRLTLEERFQELKKQGIMEGDEAGSNLEGDTNRAQLAKVLVKLMDLPEAPGAASGFGDLADHEWARGYIGAAAEAGLMGGTAEGRFAPGDPVTLEQLAAVFARAFALKPADGEDAIAQYSKVSGWAAVELDAAYASGLIGTADDYTVAAKRSDLVASVYGAYARQENFHARSCGRMLSAEPYDRCSIRTGQTVGGMVVTGVDYWADNDEIFGYQIRFQAPQPVRVSGSYRIVPEGEASPEHVVFQAAPGDAGRIPVPELRWSSPGIVGKFKSYDLTADQGNVTITLSDYEDRLFPKGGVPDSTRSVELEEAAPPAS
- a CDS encoding CBO0543 family protein, whose protein sequence is MTTDQSAQLERMTKLHELSSEATWNYWFSYSHAGTWQFWVEIALLVVPLLALFLYIDRGKAFLLGFYGFCVHMLFTYIDAYGVTHGLWIYPYKAIPFLSVNLPLDTALIPVLYMFMYQWTINFGKNYYIYGTALCLFLSFLFKPAMVAFDLFRFNHGTGYLHLLAGYLTILCLSRWVTNLFLYAERTSKQDPPDGGPVLRQPRAYKLLRQFSRPKAR
- a CDS encoding DUF6953 family protein; the encoded protein is MEQQLKAEEAARWMLSELKEAGILYQQDAVNYIRSHFGESFIYVNENGNESIDKEVKKIFKKLHGGKAAWDRDGFFWGWT
- a CDS encoding lactonase family protein, translating into MTVEQQKMLVFVGSYAEASGSGVYVYALDEEKEELTLLDSVSGLKNPTFLNLDAEGRRLYSLAEGLSEDGAKVGEAVSFDIDTKSGRLSEISRGIGVDAPACHIQRVGSGRYLVLTSYHGGRIGLTALGEDGRIGALLDTQQYEGHGPHPERQDRPHPHSANLSPDGRFLFVPDLGMDRIRVYTVDTQNNALVYQGETQTHPGAGPRHMAFHPQGKLAFSINEVDSTITSFRYDSEAGTLQEIEHVSTLPEGFTEENTCAEIAVSDDGQFLYGSNRGHDSIVVFRIDRESGRLTLVEHVSTRGGHPRHFALLPGGRHLLAANRDSENNLVLFRVDKETGRLAFSGQAVTVSKPVCVQAAYFPL
- the cyoD gene encoding cytochrome o ubiquinol oxidase subunit IV, with the protein product MAQQHHGDSASHDASHGSLKSYVIGFLLSIVLTIIPVAAVMNHMLEGKPLLILILAMAILQFAVQLVFFMHLKEGENARWNIMALILGMIILLTIVAGSIWIMTYNQVAH
- the cyoC gene encoding cytochrome o ubiquinol oxidase subunit III, whose product is MAQAHAAAKGGHGHHDHGHHDLESMKTFGFWLFLITDCILFGTLFATYIVLRGNTNGGPTPEELFQMPMILAETFILLTSSFTSGLAVLAMHQGKVKQLIGWLIVTALLGASFIGLEIYEFVHMVHEGATISTSAFLSGFFALVGTHGLHVSLGLVWMIGLMIQLRRRGITPVTKRKVEVLSLYWHFLDVVWIFVLTVVYLMGVM
- a CDS encoding TraX family protein → MQWIAMIAMLIDHIGIVFFKGEQVWRWIGRLAFPLYAYGIVAGYRHTRSLPRYAKRLAVTAALAQLPYLYAFGFMQVNVVGSFLFCIGVLYVLDRTGHPAARALIIAAALVIMQVLPFEYGGYGLLLVLIYRYAESPSQMFLGHLLLNFLYYVLMPLQMLSIAGTLIIIYAQKRLPALSERSAPAWLWRGFYPGHLLLLSIAAAFRRGLFAGF